Proteins encoded in a region of the Stieleria neptunia genome:
- a CDS encoding dipeptide epimerase produces MKLTAYRLKLPLKHAFTIARSSIETQSSLIVELEHGGVRGYGEVTEDSFYRHSYDSMIDSLQRIRPASLDRYASTSPAELWPLMRDETAGDMFALSALDMAAHDWRGKSLGIPAWQDWGLEWNDGVDSSFTIGIDTPETMIAKLREEPGWRVYKIKLGTTRDIEIVTELRRHCDAVFRVDANCGWTADEAIANSKPLADLGVEFIEQPLPIDASREDKQRVYRESVLPIIADEDCQVFEDVQRCRGLYHGVNVKLCKCGGLSPALQMLTTARQLGLKTMIGCMVESSVGISGAAQLSPLLDFADLDGAVLLADEPCVGVAVDLGKIVPSRLAGCGSDLNRERLPEFLASPPVVMG; encoded by the coding sequence ATGAAGCTGACCGCGTACCGATTGAAGCTGCCCCTGAAGCACGCGTTCACGATCGCACGCAGTTCGATCGAGACACAATCCAGCTTGATCGTGGAACTGGAGCATGGGGGCGTCCGCGGCTATGGCGAAGTGACCGAAGATTCGTTCTATCGTCACAGCTACGATTCGATGATCGACTCGCTCCAGCGGATTCGTCCCGCGTCACTCGATCGGTATGCGTCGACGTCTCCTGCGGAACTGTGGCCGCTGATGCGAGACGAGACGGCGGGAGACATGTTTGCGTTGTCGGCGCTGGACATGGCGGCGCACGATTGGCGCGGCAAAAGCCTCGGGATCCCGGCCTGGCAGGATTGGGGGCTGGAATGGAACGACGGCGTGGATTCGAGTTTTACGATCGGAATCGACACACCCGAAACAATGATCGCAAAACTGCGCGAAGAGCCGGGGTGGAGGGTTTATAAGATCAAGCTCGGCACGACGCGAGACATTGAAATCGTGACCGAGTTGCGACGCCACTGCGACGCGGTGTTCCGTGTCGACGCGAATTGTGGTTGGACTGCGGACGAGGCGATTGCCAATTCCAAGCCATTGGCGGACCTGGGAGTGGAGTTCATTGAGCAACCGCTGCCGATTGACGCGTCGCGTGAAGACAAGCAACGGGTCTATCGCGAATCGGTGCTGCCGATCATTGCCGATGAAGATTGTCAGGTGTTCGAGGACGTCCAGCGCTGCCGCGGTCTGTATCACGGCGTCAATGTCAAACTCTGTAAGTGTGGCGGCCTGTCCCCGGCGCTGCAAATGCTGACAACCGCCCGCCAACTGGGCTTGAAAACGATGATCGGCTGCATGGTCGAAAGCTCGGTCGGAATCAGCGGCGCGGCGCAGTTGTCGCCGTTGTTGGATTTTGCCGATTTGGATGGGGCAGTGTTGTTGGCAGACGAACCCTGTGTCGGTGTGGCGGTCGATCTGGGCAAGATTGTCCCGTCCCGGTTGGCCGGTTGTGGCAGCGATTTGAATCGCGAGCGGTTGCCGGAGTTTCTGGCGTCGCCGCCGGTCGTGATGGGCTAG
- a CDS encoding serine hydrolase, which yields MGRTNMVAHGELANHRPASESLAGQAIAPHVSTESFPVRTALAGMLSPPTVDLCRCHDDPAPEHRNRKNAQASHRSFAVPAVDYNFNQNKNPTRRWRNPDPIQARCNMFVRSQIRRRWFDAPDTISAHKPAGAKVVMWLSLAMVVFFFHAPLSAQQARSTTLTQIDHIVQRLMQDQGVAGMSIAVAQDHELIYAKGFGLADVEHSVPATETTRYRTASIAKPMTAAVVLSLMENGRLTLDEPVQTYVPDYPEKRWQVTTRQLLGHLGGVRHYKSSAESSSTAHFFSLSSALKTFADDPLIHEPGSKYRYSSFGYNLLGSVAEGAGEAEFMALLHEKVLQPAEMTQTVADDTFAIIPNRARGYIRATKSLLTTLPDDHRLVEGELYNATLHDTSMKIPGGGLLSTAPDLVRFALALNQGKLLNSDTRDLMWTRQKTTDGKTTNYGLGWSVGRKSGRKAVWHGGAQSGTSTFLLLYPDTGTCVAIMSNLQRLSLMQTAVAIADLVDPPKYDYQPAIKKLRAAVRAEVEQKELPAFSISLVDRDQIVWADGFGFQDAENETPATAETVYRVGSVSKLFTDIAVLQLVEAGKIDLDAPVQTYLPDFKPNNPYDVPQTLRQMMSHRSGLVRESPVGNYFDPDEPTLAATVKSLNKTSLVYKPETKTKYSNAALAVVGAVLEQQIDTSHPQRVRQTILDPLGMTSSSFVVTPAIDPKLASGWMRTYDGRRFQAPTFLLGTGPAGNMYSNVLDLSKFLSCLFNEGRTPDGKILDRRSLSMMTTPIEDEDGKPQGFGLGFHIRDLDGETKIGHGGAVYGFSTQLESLPKRKLGVAAASSLDGTNGMVGRLTDYALRLMVATQDSRSLPDYPTTAPIPPARAAELIGTYRERDGDRITTITEINGDVFMQRGSFRYELRASADDGSIVTDDEIGFGTKVVRNGYSEIVIADTTYERLPDEPPTDIPDRWRGLIGEYGWDHNTLYILEQQGKLYALIEWFYYYPLTEVSDDVFEFPDYGLYHGESLNFTRDADGVATQVNAAEVVFKRREVGTNDGETFKIVPVQPIDDLRAGALAASPPPEPGDFRAADLIELVSLDSTIKLDIRYATTNNFTGAVFYRQPKAFMQKPAAQAVARANAKLKPLGLGLLIHDAYRPWHVTKMFWDATPGHLKDFVANPANGSRHNRGCAVDLTLYDLETGNPIQMVAGYDEFSPRSFPQYPGGTSRQRWYRQLLRRTMESEGFTVYEYEWWHFDFKDWKRYRIGNRTFEELTQ from the coding sequence GTGGGACGAACCAATATGGTAGCCCATGGCGAGCTTGCCAACCATCGACCGGCGTCGGAGTCGCTGGCCGGCCAAGCCATCGCGCCGCATGTTTCGACCGAATCGTTCCCGGTTCGCACCGCGCTTGCTGGAATGCTGTCACCTCCGACGGTCGATCTCTGCCGCTGCCACGACGACCCGGCACCGGAACATCGCAACCGAAAAAATGCCCAAGCGTCGCACCGCTCCTTCGCTGTGCCGGCTGTCGATTACAATTTCAATCAAAACAAAAATCCCACGCGCCGCTGGCGTAACCCCGATCCGATCCAGGCCCGCTGCAACATGTTTGTGAGATCGCAAATCCGACGACGTTGGTTCGATGCCCCCGACACGATCTCTGCACACAAGCCTGCCGGTGCAAAAGTGGTGATGTGGTTGTCGCTAGCGATGGTTGTTTTCTTTTTCCATGCACCTCTCAGCGCTCAACAGGCCCGGTCGACGACGTTAACGCAGATCGATCACATCGTCCAGCGTTTGATGCAGGACCAAGGGGTTGCCGGGATGTCGATCGCAGTGGCTCAGGATCATGAATTGATTTACGCCAAGGGGTTCGGGCTGGCGGACGTGGAACACTCCGTTCCGGCCACCGAGACGACGCGGTACCGAACCGCATCGATCGCTAAACCGATGACCGCCGCAGTCGTCCTGTCGTTGATGGAAAACGGTCGGCTCACGCTCGATGAACCGGTACAGACCTACGTGCCGGACTATCCCGAAAAACGTTGGCAAGTCACCACGCGTCAATTGCTCGGTCATCTGGGTGGCGTTCGGCATTACAAATCGTCCGCGGAATCCTCTTCGACCGCACACTTCTTCAGCCTCTCCTCGGCCCTGAAAACCTTCGCCGACGATCCGCTGATTCATGAACCGGGCTCGAAATACAGATACTCGTCCTTCGGTTACAACCTGCTCGGCTCCGTCGCCGAGGGTGCCGGCGAAGCGGAATTCATGGCGTTGCTACACGAAAAAGTGCTTCAGCCCGCCGAGATGACTCAGACGGTGGCCGACGATACGTTCGCCATCATCCCCAATCGCGCCCGCGGCTACATCCGAGCCACCAAGTCGCTACTGACCACGCTGCCAGACGACCATCGACTGGTTGAAGGGGAACTGTACAACGCGACGTTGCACGACACGAGCATGAAAATCCCCGGCGGCGGACTGCTCTCGACCGCGCCTGACTTGGTCCGTTTTGCGTTGGCCCTGAACCAAGGAAAACTGCTCAATTCAGACACCCGCGATCTGATGTGGACCCGCCAGAAAACGACCGACGGCAAAACGACGAACTACGGACTGGGTTGGAGCGTGGGTCGCAAGTCGGGACGAAAAGCGGTTTGGCACGGTGGCGCCCAATCCGGCACCTCAACCTTCTTGCTGCTGTATCCAGATACCGGCACGTGCGTCGCCATCATGAGCAACCTGCAGCGGCTGAGCCTGATGCAAACCGCAGTGGCGATTGCTGATCTCGTCGATCCGCCGAAGTACGACTACCAACCGGCAATCAAAAAGTTGCGGGCCGCCGTTCGTGCTGAAGTCGAACAAAAGGAATTGCCTGCGTTTTCAATCTCGTTGGTTGATCGTGACCAGATTGTCTGGGCAGACGGATTCGGATTTCAAGATGCCGAAAACGAGACGCCGGCGACCGCTGAAACGGTCTATCGCGTCGGCTCGGTTTCCAAATTGTTCACGGACATCGCGGTGCTGCAACTGGTCGAAGCAGGCAAAATCGATCTCGATGCTCCCGTGCAGACGTATCTGCCCGATTTCAAGCCGAACAATCCGTACGACGTTCCACAGACATTGCGACAGATGATGTCGCATCGTTCCGGTCTTGTCCGCGAATCGCCGGTGGGGAACTACTTCGATCCCGACGAACCGACTCTCGCCGCGACCGTCAAAAGCCTGAACAAGACCTCGCTGGTTTACAAACCCGAAACCAAAACCAAGTATTCCAACGCGGCGCTCGCGGTCGTCGGAGCCGTATTGGAACAACAGATCGACACGTCACACCCGCAACGCGTCCGGCAGACCATTCTTGATCCGCTGGGGATGACGAGCAGCAGTTTTGTGGTCACGCCGGCAATCGACCCCAAGCTGGCCAGCGGCTGGATGCGGACCTACGACGGGCGGCGTTTCCAGGCACCGACGTTTCTGCTGGGAACCGGACCGGCCGGTAACATGTACTCCAACGTCCTGGACCTGTCCAAATTTCTCTCTTGCCTGTTTAACGAAGGCCGCACGCCCGACGGTAAAATCCTGGATCGCCGGTCCCTCAGCATGATGACCACACCGATCGAGGATGAAGACGGGAAACCGCAGGGATTCGGGCTGGGATTTCATATCCGTGATTTGGACGGGGAGACAAAAATTGGACACGGCGGCGCGGTGTACGGATTCTCGACACAGCTAGAATCACTGCCCAAACGCAAGCTCGGTGTTGCCGCCGCGTCCTCACTCGATGGCACCAACGGAATGGTCGGGCGGCTGACCGACTACGCCCTGCGGCTGATGGTCGCCACTCAGGACAGTCGATCGTTGCCCGACTATCCCACAACCGCGCCGATTCCCCCGGCACGCGCGGCCGAACTGATCGGCACCTATCGAGAACGCGACGGCGACCGAATCACCACGATCACTGAAATCAACGGCGACGTCTTCATGCAGCGGGGTTCCTTCCGATACGAATTGCGCGCGTCGGCCGACGACGGTTCCATCGTGACCGACGACGAGATCGGTTTCGGGACAAAAGTCGTTCGAAATGGCTATTCCGAGATTGTGATCGCAGACACGACCTACGAGCGATTGCCCGATGAACCCCCGACCGACATCCCCGATCGATGGCGTGGGCTGATCGGCGAGTATGGCTGGGATCACAACACGCTGTACATCCTGGAGCAACAGGGAAAACTCTACGCATTGATCGAATGGTTCTATTACTACCCGTTGACGGAGGTGAGTGATGACGTTTTTGAATTTCCCGATTACGGACTTTATCACGGTGAATCGCTGAACTTTACACGCGATGCCGACGGCGTTGCCACGCAAGTCAATGCCGCCGAAGTCGTCTTCAAACGACGCGAGGTCGGCACGAATGACGGCGAGACGTTCAAGATTGTGCCCGTGCAACCGATTGACGACTTGCGCGCCGGCGCTTTGGCCGCTTCGCCGCCGCCAGAACCCGGCGACTTTCGCGCAGCGGACCTCATCGAACTGGTGTCGCTCGATTCAACGATCAAGTTAGACATTCGCTACGCGACGACAAACAACTTCACCGGCGCCGTGTTCTACCGCCAACCCAAGGCGTTCATGCAGAAACCTGCAGCCCAGGCCGTGGCTCGCGCCAACGCAAAACTCAAACCGCTAGGGCTCGGGTTGCTCATTCACGATGCCTATCGCCCGTGGCATGTCACCAAGATGTTCTGGGATGCAACGCCCGGCCACCTCAAAGACTTCGTCGCCAATCCCGCCAACGGCTCGCGACACAATCGCGGCTGCGCGGTGGACCTGACACTCTACGACCTGGAAACCGGCAACCCGATTCAAATGGTCGCCGGCTACGACGAGTTCTCACCGCGTTCCTTTCCGCAATACCCCGGCGGAACATCGCGTCAACGCTGGTACCGGCAACTGCTGCGTCGCACAATGGAATCGGAAGGGTTTACCGTTTACGAATATGAATGGTGGCACTTCGATTTCAAAGACTGGAAACGGTACCGCATCGGCAACCGTACGTTTGAAGAATTAACGCAATGA
- a CDS encoding universal stress protein has product MSAPARFILHPTDFSAQSHLAFAHALRLALSNESTLSLLHVGDDAYEDWDRFPAVRKTLVRWGLIAPDAKRRDIQEKLGVGVEKVIAEQKNVVEAITGFFQERPIDFMVLATSGRDGLASWLMPSKAEKIAHQTHVPTLFVPAGGHGCVSLETGAVNLDHVIVPVDQTPDSSEAIERGLRAISAFGSESAKLTLFHVGSTSMPDVRVPDGPWQVEQTVVPSGDPATEIIALASETKANLIAMVTDGAHGFMDVFRGTTTDKVVRHAPCPVLAIPTNN; this is encoded by the coding sequence GTGAGTGCCCCTGCCCGTTTTATCTTGCATCCGACTGATTTTTCGGCCCAATCGCATCTGGCATTTGCCCACGCCTTGCGGTTGGCGCTCAGCAATGAATCGACGTTGTCGTTGTTGCATGTGGGAGACGATGCCTATGAAGACTGGGATCGCTTTCCGGCGGTCCGAAAGACACTGGTGCGTTGGGGGTTGATCGCACCGGACGCCAAACGTCGCGACATTCAAGAAAAGCTCGGTGTCGGTGTGGAAAAGGTGATCGCCGAGCAGAAAAATGTCGTCGAGGCGATCACGGGTTTTTTTCAAGAACGCCCGATCGATTTCATGGTGCTCGCCACCTCCGGCCGCGACGGGCTGGCATCGTGGTTGATGCCATCCAAGGCTGAGAAGATCGCGCATCAGACGCATGTGCCGACGCTGTTTGTCCCCGCCGGTGGGCACGGCTGTGTTTCGTTGGAAACCGGCGCCGTTAACCTCGATCATGTCATCGTGCCCGTCGATCAGACGCCCGACTCCAGTGAAGCGATCGAGCGCGGGCTGCGAGCGATTTCGGCATTTGGAAGCGAAAGCGCGAAGCTGACACTGTTTCACGTCGGCTCGACGTCGATGCCCGATGTCAGGGTTCCCGATGGCCCCTGGCAGGTCGAACAGACGGTGGTTCCCTCGGGCGATCCGGCGACCGAGATCATCGCACTGGCGAGCGAAACGAAGGCCAACCTGATCGCCATGGTGACCGACGGGGCGCACGGATTCATGGATGTCTTTCGCGGCACGACGACTGACAAAGTCGTCCGTCACGCACCCTGCCCCGTCCTGGCCATCCCGACCAACAACTGA
- a CDS encoding STAS domain-containing protein translates to MVRVQGKGTATHSPAFAEFVKGCLVEDPAATVTVDLLGCEYLDSTFLGCLLKLQRLGTMKRFHVAADEAARTRLLTATSLDKYLTLLSKAPSSTGTFLRIDPGEVSKQQLGRHMQETHQALGELPSASASVFKRIAEQLAHDLEQQESNEPSLFDTAVVTPPPRP, encoded by the coding sequence GTGGTTCGTGTTCAGGGAAAAGGGACGGCGACCCACAGCCCCGCGTTTGCGGAATTCGTCAAGGGATGCCTGGTCGAAGATCCCGCTGCCACGGTGACCGTCGACTTGCTGGGGTGCGAATACCTGGACAGCACCTTCCTGGGTTGCTTGCTCAAGCTTCAACGCCTGGGCACGATGAAGCGATTTCATGTCGCCGCCGATGAAGCGGCACGGACCAGGTTGTTGACGGCGACCTCTCTCGATAAATACCTGACACTGCTTTCCAAAGCCCCCAGCTCCACCGGCACGTTTCTGCGGATCGACCCCGGCGAAGTCAGTAAACAACAGCTCGGCCGGCACATGCAGGAGACGCATCAGGCTCTGGGAGAACTGCCCAGTGCTTCGGCATCGGTCTTCAAGCGGATCGCCGAGCAACTCGCCCATGACTTGGAACAGCAGGAATCAAACGAACCGAGTCTGTTCGACACCGCGGTGGTCACTCCGCCGCCGCGGCCCTGA
- a CDS encoding carbohydrate-binding family 9-like protein, producing MRTFGSFLAVCFVALPPIGLVGEETPPARQVPWTSSKIQGSPAPPLPYTTQRVFAGVQLDHPTDIVWLPEAERWIATQLKGQIVSFENDPENATAEPCLDLNECHERPISQALATQFHHDLAGQPWCFVTYSFRGGDDPATMLVRFKVLDPTVPTIDLTSRVVLAKWSGSGHTGGSMQFGPDGMFYVSIGDGQPPYPPDANNTGQDLSDLESAVLRIDVDNPTADQPYRIPADNPFVGRDKTRPEIWAYGFRNPWKIAFDPDSGDLLAADVGWEMREMIHRVARGRNHGWSVMEGSQPVKPDVQPEIPITPPLFEHTHLDSRSISGGHFWNSDRLPELKGAYIYGDWMTGKVWALKPEGDRVLWQKELVDTPLQVICFMLDPSGEVLIVGYDGTILRLQPNPVTEASQSFPTRLSQTGLFADVVSLTPAEGVVEYRISAHHWADGTRSRQWIAIPGDEQLTLYDRDDWQTGQLAGRFQFPPDTVIAKTVTYRSDPADPATERRLETQLLHLLGDEWQAYNYVWNDDQSDAVLQDDIATERKLTIKDDRFPGGMRTQTWRHASRSECLLCHIWAAGTVHAFWPEQLNIGSLQDNQLTRLAELGLFREPVPAKPPLASPHDETQPIQDRARSYLALNCSTCHRKQGGGTANFNFNVTKSLEFNNYLDEPPAQGTFGIADARVVAPGDPQRSVLLYRALKSGRGHMPQFGSNVIDVQGVTLLHDWIASMNDTDRTDNNVADVIQGLELDDDFDHKLNRMLESPGGALALSLACGQQTATDELRSAIIRRATQSDDPLVRDLFEHYLPEDQRVTRLGATIDEDALLAIEGSAERGKHLFEKANDVNCRLCHRIGAIGQNVGPDLSGIGTQRTPAELLASLVRPSETIDAPYRARKLLTSDGEVLVGIVTEETAEQLTLADATGKSHTLATDEIELMEPSSKSVMPDQLLSGMTPQQAADLLAYLQSQRKIGPLQHRRAIIRRTAEPVVIDGKRNEAAWESAPSVGEFVFTWWNEGDGPRQQTDAKMLWDDRFLYVSFHCTDSDVAATRTERDSDVYRDDCVEVFASPELDHPENYFNLEMNALGTQLDNYRPLGKQPGEEWNPDGIRCAVVVDGTLNDSSDTDRGWTLEVAIPFRLFPHVLPAGRPEVGDRWRLNLNRLEGNMAVKSQWSQGDRNYPRFHHPDFFGFVEFAQ from the coding sequence GTGCGTACGTTTGGTTCCTTTCTCGCTGTCTGTTTCGTCGCTCTGCCACCCATCGGACTGGTCGGCGAGGAGACGCCACCGGCGCGGCAGGTGCCTTGGACGAGTTCCAAGATCCAGGGCAGCCCCGCTCCACCATTGCCCTACACCACTCAACGCGTGTTCGCCGGAGTCCAGCTCGATCACCCGACGGACATCGTCTGGCTGCCGGAGGCCGAGCGATGGATTGCGACACAGCTCAAGGGTCAGATCGTCTCCTTCGAAAACGATCCAGAAAACGCAACGGCGGAACCGTGCCTGGACCTGAATGAGTGTCACGAACGTCCGATCTCGCAAGCGCTGGCGACACAGTTTCATCACGACCTTGCGGGCCAGCCTTGGTGTTTCGTCACCTATTCGTTTCGAGGCGGCGATGACCCGGCCACCATGCTCGTACGTTTCAAGGTACTCGATCCCACCGTCCCGACGATCGATTTGACCAGCCGGGTCGTGTTGGCGAAATGGAGCGGTTCGGGGCACACCGGCGGCTCGATGCAGTTCGGACCCGATGGCATGTTTTACGTTTCGATCGGCGACGGCCAGCCGCCCTATCCGCCGGACGCGAACAACACCGGCCAAGACTTGAGCGACCTTGAATCAGCGGTCTTGCGAATCGACGTCGACAACCCGACCGCCGACCAACCCTATCGCATTCCGGCGGACAACCCGTTCGTCGGTCGCGACAAAACTCGCCCCGAGATTTGGGCCTACGGATTCCGCAACCCTTGGAAGATCGCGTTTGACCCCGACAGCGGCGATCTGTTGGCGGCCGACGTCGGCTGGGAAATGCGCGAAATGATTCACCGCGTCGCTCGGGGCCGCAACCATGGCTGGAGCGTGATGGAGGGCAGCCAACCGGTCAAGCCAGACGTACAACCCGAGATCCCGATCACACCGCCATTGTTCGAACACACCCACCTGGATTCTCGATCCATCTCGGGCGGCCATTTTTGGAACAGCGATCGATTGCCGGAACTCAAGGGAGCCTACATCTATGGCGATTGGATGACCGGCAAAGTGTGGGCGCTGAAGCCCGAAGGTGATCGCGTGTTGTGGCAAAAAGAACTGGTCGACACGCCGCTGCAAGTCATTTGTTTCATGCTGGATCCGAGCGGCGAAGTGCTGATCGTCGGCTACGACGGCACGATCCTGCGGTTGCAGCCCAATCCGGTCACCGAGGCCAGTCAATCGTTTCCGACGCGACTCAGCCAGACCGGACTGTTCGCCGACGTTGTCTCTCTGACGCCGGCCGAGGGTGTCGTCGAGTACCGCATCAGCGCGCACCACTGGGCCGATGGAACACGATCCCGTCAGTGGATCGCGATCCCGGGCGACGAACAACTGACGCTGTACGATCGAGACGATTGGCAAACCGGACAACTGGCGGGGCGCTTCCAATTCCCTCCCGACACCGTCATCGCCAAAACGGTCACCTATCGCAGCGATCCGGCTGACCCGGCGACCGAGCGGCGTTTGGAAACCCAGTTGCTGCATCTGCTCGGCGACGAATGGCAAGCGTACAACTACGTCTGGAACGACGATCAATCCGATGCGGTGCTGCAAGACGACATCGCAACCGAACGCAAGTTAACCATCAAAGACGACCGGTTTCCCGGCGGGATGCGGACGCAGACTTGGCGGCATGCCAGCCGCAGCGAGTGCCTGCTCTGTCACATCTGGGCTGCCGGGACCGTGCACGCCTTCTGGCCAGAACAATTAAACATCGGTTCCCTGCAAGACAACCAGCTGACCCGATTGGCCGAGCTGGGATTGTTTCGCGAACCGGTTCCCGCGAAACCACCGCTCGCATCACCACACGATGAGACCCAGCCGATCCAGGACAGGGCCAGATCTTACCTCGCCCTGAACTGTTCGACCTGCCATCGCAAACAGGGCGGCGGCACCGCCAATTTTAATTTCAATGTGACGAAGTCATTGGAATTCAATAACTATCTCGACGAACCACCGGCTCAAGGAACGTTCGGCATTGCCGACGCGCGCGTCGTCGCGCCGGGCGATCCGCAGCGCAGCGTGCTGCTCTATCGCGCACTGAAATCCGGTCGAGGACACATGCCGCAATTCGGATCCAACGTGATCGACGTGCAAGGCGTGACGCTGTTGCATGACTGGATCGCCTCGATGAACGACACGGACAGGACCGACAACAACGTCGCCGATGTGATACAGGGATTGGAACTGGACGATGATTTTGACCACAAATTGAACCGCATGCTTGAGTCGCCCGGAGGAGCGTTGGCGTTGTCGCTGGCCTGCGGCCAACAAACCGCGACCGACGAGCTTCGCAGTGCCATCATTCGGCGAGCGACCCAGAGCGATGATCCGCTGGTTCGAGATCTGTTTGAACATTATCTCCCCGAAGACCAACGTGTCACCCGCTTGGGGGCAACGATCGACGAAGACGCTCTGTTGGCGATCGAAGGGTCGGCCGAGCGTGGCAAGCACCTGTTTGAAAAAGCAAACGACGTCAATTGCCGCCTCTGCCATCGCATCGGAGCGATCGGACAGAACGTCGGCCCCGACCTGAGCGGCATCGGAACCCAAAGGACACCCGCCGAATTGTTGGCCAGTCTGGTCCGACCATCAGAAACAATTGACGCGCCATACCGTGCCCGAAAGTTATTAACCAGCGACGGCGAAGTGCTCGTCGGAATCGTCACCGAGGAAACAGCGGAGCAACTGACGTTGGCCGATGCGACCGGAAAGTCACACACCCTTGCGACCGACGAAATCGAGCTGATGGAACCCTCATCGAAGTCCGTGATGCCCGACCAGTTGCTCTCCGGCATGACGCCCCAGCAGGCGGCCGACTTGTTGGCCTATTTGCAATCACAACGCAAGATCGGACCGCTGCAACACAGGCGGGCCATCATCCGGCGGACAGCCGAGCCGGTGGTCATCGATGGAAAACGAAATGAAGCCGCGTGGGAATCGGCGCCCTCGGTCGGCGAGTTTGTCTTTACCTGGTGGAACGAAGGCGATGGTCCGAGACAACAAACGGACGCCAAAATGCTTTGGGACGATCGCTTTCTCTACGTTTCGTTCCATTGCACCGACAGCGATGTGGCGGCGACGCGAACCGAACGCGACAGCGACGTTTATCGCGATGATTGCGTGGAGGTGTTTGCGTCACCCGAACTCGATCATCCCGAGAACTATTTCAACCTGGAAATGAACGCGCTGGGAACCCAGCTCGACAATTATCGCCCGCTGGGAAAGCAGCCTGGCGAGGAGTGGAACCCGGATGGAATTCGATGCGCGGTCGTTGTCGACGGAACACTGAATGATTCAAGCGACACCGACCGTGGATGGACCCTGGAAGTCGCCATTCCATTCCGATTGTTTCCACACGTGCTGCCGGCGGGCCGTCCCGAGGTCGGCGACCGCTGGCGGTTGAACCTGAATCGGTTGGAGGGCAACATGGCGGTCAAGAGCCAATGGTCGCAAGGTGACCGCAATTACCCTCGCTTCCACCACCCCGACTTTTTCGGCTTCGTCGAGTTCGCCCAGTAG
- a CDS encoding DUF1611 domain-containing protein, with product MSIDTNPTPGRSEPSETSVLSHRRIAILTDGYSTPFVAKTAISLLRYRTADVAGLIDAAAAGSTSQELLDVGGQIPVVKALSDVPDADALYIGIAPPGGKLPEEWRPIILQALRRGIDVVSGLHDFLTEDAEYIDAAAGSKSRLIDVRRNRLKSTADCHRFRPGCTRIHTVGQDCSLGKMVTSLEVHRGLVDRKENSKFLATGQTGIMISGEGVPIDCVVADFISGAAEQLARQNEQHDFLLIEGQGSISHPAFSAVTLGLLHGSAPDGLIFCYEAGRTHVKGLDDIPIAPMKDQMEAYLVAANLRHPCKFVGIAINSRHLNDEQAIAEIERAEATFGLPACDVYRTGADKLVEACLGLRAEVLGR from the coding sequence ATGTCCATTGACACCAACCCCACGCCTGGTCGTTCTGAACCATCGGAGACGTCGGTGCTGTCCCATCGTCGCATTGCGATTCTCACCGATGGTTACTCGACGCCGTTCGTGGCCAAGACCGCGATCAGTCTGCTTCGTTATCGCACCGCGGATGTCGCCGGCCTGATCGATGCTGCGGCGGCGGGTTCGACCTCGCAAGAATTGCTGGATGTCGGTGGTCAGATTCCGGTTGTGAAAGCGTTGTCTGATGTTCCGGATGCGGATGCGTTGTACATCGGCATCGCACCTCCCGGGGGAAAACTGCCAGAAGAGTGGCGTCCGATCATCCTCCAAGCACTCCGTCGCGGGATCGATGTCGTTTCGGGGCTGCACGATTTTTTGACCGAGGATGCGGAGTACATCGACGCGGCGGCGGGATCCAAGAGTCGCTTGATCGATGTCCGTCGCAATCGATTGAAGTCGACGGCGGATTGCCACCGGTTCCGCCCCGGTTGCACCCGCATCCATACCGTCGGCCAGGATTGCAGCCTGGGCAAAATGGTCACGTCGTTGGAGGTCCACCGCGGATTGGTCGATCGCAAGGAGAACTCCAAATTTTTGGCCACCGGTCAAACCGGCATCATGATCTCTGGCGAAGGCGTGCCGATCGATTGCGTGGTCGCGGATTTCATCAGCGGTGCCGCCGAGCAACTGGCCCGGCAAAACGAACAGCATGATTTCTTGCTGATCGAAGGCCAAGGCAGCATATCGCATCCGGCGTTTTCCGCGGTAACGTTGGGGTTGTTGCACGGCAGTGCGCCGGACGGGCTGATCTTTTGTTACGAAGCCGGACGCACGCACGTCAAGGGACTCGATGACATCCCCATTGCGCCGATGAAAGACCAGATGGAAGCGTATTTGGTTGCAGCGAATTTGCGGCATCCGTGCAAGTTTGTGGGCATCGCGATCAATTCACGTCATTTGAACGACGAACAGGCGATCGCGGAAATCGAGCGTGCCGAGGCGACGTTTGGGTTGCCGGCGTGCGACGTCTATCGCACCGGTGCCGACAAGTTGGTCGAAGCCTGTCTCGGATTGCGAGCCGAGGTGCTGGGCCGATGA